One segment of Macaca fascicularis isolate 582-1 chromosome 4, T2T-MFA8v1.1 DNA contains the following:
- the LOC135970317 gene encoding uncharacterized protein, which translates to MNPPAGTNSEHIFGARLGYRYAVFENVLVRATKSDLPRSSLWSRRKTSVSAAASITVDLGKFSDDPDKHIDVLQDLGQIFSLTWRDVMLLLDQTLAFNEKNAALAAAQEFADTWHLSQENRTQGATQFAPNTPFQPLTGATLASPVPAPSPPPEKAAEGRGAVRADTAGARVPAPRVRAAGAARPHLPCKDPATHPNDVPLRPSRRHRRLFRPLRTPLFATAPFAAAVAAVLAAAPAAAARVRFHALRRGRARATARWRHLATDRSPAAGSRGAGLESRLRRLWRLFRTGSTRCPSRAGGPRVWLPCRHLAPGQCELYNWLFFPFHFAKKL; encoded by the exons atgaacccaccagcaGGAACTAACTCCGAACACATCTTCGGGGCTCGTCTGGGATACCGCTATGCG GTTTTCGAGAATGTgttggtaagggccactaaatccgacCTTCCTCGctcctctttgtggtctaggaggaaaacaagtgtttctgctgctgcctcG ATCACGgtagacctggggaagttttcagatgatcctgataaaCATATAGATGTCCTACAGGATCTAGGGCAAATCTTCAgcctcacttggagagatgtcatgctactGTTAGATCAAACcttggcctttaatgaaaagaatgcggCTTTAGCTGCAGCCCAAGAGTTTGCAGATACCTGgcatcttagtcaa GAAAATAGAACACAGGGAGCCACTCAGTTTGCTCCCAACACCCCTTTCCAGCCACTCACCGGAGCTACCTTGGCAA GCCCCGTCCCAGCTCCTTCCCCGCCCCCGGAAAAAGCGGCGGAGGGGCGGGGAGCGGTGCGCGCGGATACGGCGGGGGCGCGCGTCCCCGCGCCCCGGGTCCGCGCAGCAGGTGcggccaggccccacctcccctGCAAGGACCCGGCTACTCACCCCAACGATGTTCCTCTGCGACCTAGCAGACGGCACAGACGCCTCTTCCGCCCGCTGCGCACCCCCCTCTTCGCCACCGCCCCCTTCGCCGCTGCCGTGGCCGCCGTCCTCGCCGCCGCCCCGGCTGCCGCGGCGCGCGTCCGCTTTCACGCACTCCGCCGTGGCCGCGCACGCGCCACTGCGCGGTGGCGTCACTTAGCAACCGATCGATCGCCGGCTGCTGGGTCCCGGGGTGCAGGCCTCGAAAGTCGCCTGAGGCGGCTTTGGCGGCTTTTCCGCACCGGCTCTACCCGCTGCCCCTCCAGAGCAGGGGGCCCCAGGGTGTGGCTGCCCTGCCGGCACCTGGCTCCGGG